One genomic segment of Chitinophaga sancti includes these proteins:
- a CDS encoding TetR/AcrR family transcriptional regulator, giving the protein MEYNHKQLAILDAAEQLFASQGFHGTSVRDIAHAADVNIAMISYYFGSKEKLIEAIFLKRIVGWKSLLETVLTDESLTFEIRFDRLVETYVGRIFNNPCFNLMMMRAQIQADLGVNDLIHQNKMEVYGIISAFIKAGQEKGVFNEEADILMMVNTLIGTTNHIMSTRHHFARISGLEHLTDDQLQQHLVIHISNHLKKLLKAILIHEA; this is encoded by the coding sequence ATGGAATACAATCACAAGCAATTAGCAATCCTGGATGCAGCAGAACAGCTGTTCGCCTCCCAGGGGTTCCACGGAACCTCTGTCAGGGATATTGCTCATGCCGCCGATGTGAACATCGCGATGATTTCTTACTACTTCGGTTCAAAGGAAAAATTGATTGAAGCCATTTTTCTGAAAAGGATCGTTGGTTGGAAATCACTTTTGGAAACTGTGCTGACGGATGAGTCACTTACATTCGAAATCCGCTTTGACAGGCTGGTGGAGACATATGTTGGACGGATCTTCAATAATCCCTGTTTTAATCTGATGATGATGCGCGCGCAGATTCAGGCTGATCTCGGGGTGAACGACCTGATCCACCAGAATAAAATGGAAGTGTATGGTATCATCAGCGCCTTTATCAAGGCAGGGCAGGAAAAAGGGGTGTTCAATGAGGAAGCCGACATATTGATGATGGTCAATACGCTGATAGGTACAACCAACCATATAATGTCGACCAGGCATCATTTTGCCAGAATTTCCGGGCTTGAACATCTTACAGATGATCAATTACAGCAGCATCTTGTTATACATATCAGTAATCATTTAAAAAAATTGTTAAAAGCCATTCTTATCCATGAAGCTTAA
- a CDS encoding HlyD family secretion protein: protein METQSNQAPKKKNSTFIIVLAVLVIGGGAFGITKYIHGQHHEETDNAQVEANVSPVIPRVTGYVKEVRVKDNQKVKKGDTLVILDDSDLKIKLAQAEAALAAAEAQVSVATANTTAARSNIASSSANIGAVDAQIKAAEVNVWRANQDYERYNNLIKDHSITQQQYEQALATKQTAERQLKVLQEQKEVASRQTSAVGSQANATAESINAAKAIIKERQTEIDNAKLQLSYTIILAPEDGELSKIYVQPGQLVQAGQSLFSVVLSNDIWVVANFKETQLDKMKPGQEVEVHVDAFPGKTLKAKVASFSPATGSRFALLPPDNASGNFVKVVQRLPVKIEFVNASAQPEVKQLRPGMNVLVDVHLD, encoded by the coding sequence ATGGAAACGCAATCAAATCAAGCGCCTAAGAAAAAGAACTCCACCTTCATCATCGTTTTGGCCGTGTTGGTAATTGGTGGTGGTGCATTTGGTATCACTAAATATATTCATGGTCAACACCACGAAGAAACAGATAACGCTCAGGTTGAAGCAAACGTGAGCCCTGTTATCCCTCGTGTAACCGGTTATGTGAAAGAAGTACGTGTAAAAGATAACCAGAAAGTTAAGAAAGGCGACACCCTCGTTATCCTCGATGACAGTGATCTTAAGATCAAACTGGCACAGGCTGAAGCCGCTCTGGCTGCAGCTGAAGCACAGGTATCTGTAGCTACTGCTAATACTACTGCCGCCCGTTCCAACATCGCTTCTTCTTCTGCTAACATCGGTGCTGTAGATGCACAGATCAAAGCTGCTGAAGTAAACGTATGGCGTGCAAACCAGGACTACGAACGTTACAACAACCTGATCAAAGATCACTCTATCACTCAGCAACAATATGAGCAGGCACTGGCTACCAAGCAGACTGCTGAACGTCAGCTGAAAGTATTGCAGGAGCAGAAAGAAGTTGCTTCCCGCCAGACCAGCGCTGTTGGTTCCCAGGCAAATGCTACTGCTGAATCTATCAATGCTGCCAAAGCGATTATCAAAGAACGTCAGACAGAAATAGACAATGCAAAATTGCAACTGAGCTATACGATCATCCTCGCTCCTGAAGATGGTGAACTGTCAAAAATTTATGTACAGCCAGGTCAGCTGGTGCAGGCTGGTCAATCCCTTTTCAGCGTAGTATTATCCAATGATATATGGGTAGTTGCTAACTTCAAGGAAACTCAGCTGGATAAAATGAAGCCAGGTCAGGAAGTAGAAGTACATGTAGACGCTTTCCCGGGTAAAACGCTGAAAGCGAAAGTAGCTTCCTTCTCACCTGCTACCGGTTCCCGTTTCGCACTGCTGCCTCCGGATAACGCTTCTGGTAACTTCGTGAAAGTGGTACAACGTCTGCCTGTAAAGATCGAATTCGTCAATGCATCTGCACAACCGGAAGTTAAACAACTCCGCCCAGGTATGAACGTGTTGGTGGATGTTCACCTCGACTAA
- a CDS encoding TolC family protein, whose translation MKLNSTYRRLWSLTVGVLLTLSYLGSQAQEKRTLSLKEAISLSIQNSKQLKLSQTKIDAALSSVKEAKNAQLPEASVSGSYLRINSPNIYGPLLGGSSDSSGSGSSFPKVNSLAYAMASVSIPVFSGFMIQSQKESAKYLAEAARLDAVKDREAVIQNTINAYSNLYKAQQAVALVKENLRQQEQRVTDFTNLEKNGLVARNDLLKVQLQQSNVDVSLLEAESNLKIASITMDLLVGIPESTDLEAVTDTYDQGVVANGKGVAEWEQIAMTNRTDNAALQAREKAATAGVKAAKGGYYPSVAITGGYVALTIPNAFSVTNAVNAGVGIKYNISSLWKNSVKVDDAKIQLAQVRVNEEMLKDDIHISINRAYQDYLVNQKKIDMYQKAIDQAEENYKIVKNKQENNLATTTDLLEADVANIQAKLNYAFAKADAMVAYSRLLETAGVLNEAGTEGTTTTGTTTTTGK comes from the coding sequence ATGAAGCTTAATAGCACATACAGGCGATTATGGTCTCTGACAGTGGGAGTATTGTTGACGCTGTCATACCTTGGCAGTCAGGCGCAGGAAAAGAGAACCCTGTCATTGAAGGAAGCCATATCGCTTAGTATTCAGAACAGCAAACAATTGAAGCTCAGCCAAACAAAAATAGATGCGGCTTTGTCCTCAGTAAAAGAAGCTAAAAACGCGCAATTACCAGAAGCCAGTGTATCTGGTTCCTACCTCAGAATCAATTCACCAAACATATACGGTCCACTCCTGGGTGGTAGCAGCGATAGCTCTGGTAGCGGTAGTTCTTTTCCTAAAGTAAACTCTCTCGCCTACGCTATGGCGAGTGTATCTATCCCGGTTTTCTCCGGTTTCATGATACAGAGCCAGAAAGAATCTGCCAAATACCTGGCAGAAGCAGCAAGACTGGATGCAGTGAAAGATCGTGAAGCAGTGATCCAGAATACTATCAATGCATACAGCAACCTGTACAAAGCACAGCAGGCTGTAGCACTGGTAAAAGAAAACCTGAGACAACAGGAACAGCGTGTAACAGACTTTACCAACCTCGAAAAGAACGGGCTGGTAGCAAGAAACGACCTGCTGAAAGTACAACTGCAGCAATCAAACGTAGATGTATCCCTCCTGGAAGCAGAAAGTAACCTGAAAATTGCAAGCATCACAATGGACCTGCTGGTGGGTATTCCGGAAAGCACTGATCTGGAAGCGGTAACCGATACTTACGACCAGGGTGTGGTAGCAAATGGTAAAGGTGTAGCAGAATGGGAGCAGATAGCAATGACCAATCGTACAGACAACGCTGCACTGCAGGCTCGTGAAAAAGCTGCTACCGCAGGTGTGAAAGCTGCAAAAGGTGGATATTATCCTTCCGTAGCCATCACGGGTGGTTATGTAGCGCTGACTATTCCTAATGCTTTCTCAGTAACCAATGCCGTGAATGCAGGTGTAGGCATAAAATACAATATTTCTTCCCTCTGGAAAAACAGTGTGAAAGTTGATGATGCAAAGATCCAGCTGGCGCAGGTACGTGTAAATGAAGAGATGCTGAAGGATGACATTCACATCAGCATTAACAGAGCCTATCAGGACTACCTGGTAAACCAGAAGAAGATCGATATGTACCAGAAGGCCATCGACCAGGCCGAAGAGAATTACAAGATCGTAAAGAACAAGCAGGAAAATAACCTCGCTACTACTACCGATCTGCTCGAAGCTGACGTAGCTAATATACAGGCAAAACTGAACTATGCGTTCGCAAAAGCAGATGCTATGGTTGCTTATTCCAGATTACTGGAAACAGCAGGTGTGCTGAATGAAGCAGGTACAGAAGGAACTACAACGACCGGCACCACAACTACAACCGGTAAATAA